CTCAATCTGATGCTTGAAAAAATCCCCAAGCTTCCGCTCAAACTGAGACCGTCCCCCCGATGATGTGGATGTCGTAGAGGCTGAAGACTTCGATGCAGCATTACTGCCTGATCCTGCCATGATCTCTGACTCAATCCACATGTGAGCAAGAACTTGGCATATGCCCTCTTCTACATCTGGACTGAGTGTCCGGTATCCTGTAATGGCATGTTCATTAGAACGAAATGTCTGTAAAATTTCATGTAGACAGGAAATGTAGGCAAATGATAGTGGTAAGTGAATGCAAACTTTTCTTCAGAGAAATTAGTATTGATTGAGGTTATTTCTAGTCTACTTAATGATCCATGATATCTAAGTGGGTACCAACAATTTACATGGCAGCACCACAAGTTTTACACGGTAACATTGGCTAATAAAAGGTTGTCTAGCTTTGAAAACAGCGTAATGTGGTTTCTAGCCTCGAGCTGAAAGATTAGTTCAGTTGCTATGTCTCGGTTCAACCATGGTCTCTCAATTTTGAAACAAAAAGGTCTCATAATGGTTTTGGTCTGAGAAAGAGCACAAGAACTAAATATCACCTTTAAGTCGCAACCACGCATGCATCATCTCATGAGCTAAAATTGAACCTGTCAACAACCTGCAAGAACAAAAACTCATAAAAATCCATACAAACAAATTTGAGCATTCATCAGGTTTCAACAATGTAGAAGTAAACAAAACAAGAAAGTATTTGCATATCATAAAGTGATGATGTACGAGAGTAAACTATTTTGCTCATTAACTATGCAGTCAGTTGGTAGTCCACATCTTCAACAATTCCATGCAAACATTTTTTGCGCACATAGAAGTAACAATATTCTGAAGCGATTGAAACCAAACTACCTTTCTGAACAAGTCATCAAAcagtattattatttttgtcatGAGTTGCTGATTATGACATTGCAAAACAAAAAGTTGATGTTTCACCTTGGGAGACCATACAGAATGAGAATTGCAGTCACTTCACATCGCCGTGTTAGCCTATATGGCTCTGTTACCATTTCCATAATTTTGTTTCCAGACATTCTTGGTCTCCGCAGTATCTGAAAACATCATGAGCTTAGTCGGAACCCAGCAGAACAACAGAACTATGGTAGAACATGGACTTTAAATGAGGAAAGAATAATCCATTTGGTGTTTGGAATAGCTCTCACCGTGCTAATCGTCTGTTCTTCTGATAAGCACAATCCTCTTGTTTCTGGAAGATGGTTGTGACCCTGGTTTCCACAGGAAACAAAATAATTACAGCTAACCATATAGTGGAAAAAAAAGGGGAGAATTCTGGATTTTGAGAATGGTAAACATACAGCCCTCTCTCCTTCCATGGCTTCATTTAAAGCCTGTCTCTCTACCAGAAGCAGAGGAACCTGCTGTTCCACTTTCATATTCAGACCTTCATAAAATTCCTGAATTTCGAGATAAAGAGGTTGGCACTCGCTTGTATCCATCACTGCAGAATCAAGGCACTCCAGGCAGAGCTTACGACCATCATCCAGCAATACATATCTTGATTCCCTTGGCTGAAGTAAATGAACCATATTGGAATGAACTGTTACAAATTTCACTCACAGCAGTGTATCTAACCAAGAAGTATGGCCACAAGATCAAATGTTAAAACCAAAACACCGTAAACTGAATATACCTCCATTCTTTCACAACTACAGCACCTTGGAGTACCATCCACCTCATGTGACGGACAGTATTTTTGTAACCAGAAAGGATGCGCCCTATATTCAATAAGGCCATTCATATTTGTAGGAATCTGAAAAAGAAGAACTGTAAGATGGTGCGTATGAAAACCAAAAATAGAAGTCAACTGTCGACACAAATCAACGTTCTACTGAAAACGTAACCAATCAGCTAACTAAAATGGGCAGCTAACTACAAGCTTCCAGGTTTTTATAGTTACAACAAGAAACACGATAAAAACATGCATGTAATAGGACATTAGCAAGAATAAATATGGAAATCATGGAGAATGTAGGGAAACTTCATTCTCCGGGATTTTGGAGGCAGATGTGAtgttttgattatttcttaGCACAAAGAGACCATATGAAATGTAGGACAAAAAGAACCTTCTATTGGAAACAGATAAGATCAGAGTAATGAAGTGATTCTTACAAATTGCTTGCAGACATCGCATTTTGGGTGAAAGCGCTCCTTGTAGCAAGTTTTATGGTACGGATGATTTCCCGACATGGAGAACTGCAGCATTGTGTTGCAAGGTTAGTATATAAAAGCAATTGCTCAAAAAAGTTAACAAAGAAATTACCTCATAGTCATATATTGGTTGACTACAGGCATGGCAACGAAAACATTCTGGATGCCAAACAGCCCCCATGCAACTGAGAAAACGCCCATGACCAATCTCTCTGTGACATCCTGCGCATGCCCTGCGGGAAAGAAGTACATTTGACATTTGAAAATAGttaaagagtaaaaaaaaaagctcagaCGATATATTTCATGCCTATCATCCTAGTGTGCTTTAGAGCATTACAGCATCTTCCTTGTTACAATTGAAAAAACAAATGACACACAATTTCATGTTCTTTTGACAGCATTGGAAAATTCACATATCCAAGACACTTGTGGTTAAGACAACCACATCCTTCAGGATTTGACATGCTTCAACCCTTACGTGCAAGGTATCCCATAACCAAAAGCCACGGCCACTTTAACGGATCCATTTTCACATTACTTCTTACCTCTAAATTTCACCACGGTTTGTAATAGTCTCCAAAAAGACTGAAAGAAAAGATATAGAAACTGAATTTTGCATAACAAAGTGTACACTGCGCAATTTCCCAATCACAGATAGAAACTCTTTAGTTGTATACTAAAGCTGTGAGGTGTATTTTTTTCTAAGTAAGCATGCGATGGTGCCTTTGACTTCTTCACTGGATATGCAAACTCAACTAAAACTTTGCTGATAAGAAACTGAGTTAGAGGTGTGGGTGCACACCCCCACCATCTAGGTTTGATTCCTCCTCGCCTTGAACTTTGATGCCTATTTTCTTCCTAATACAAAATtacctagttcctcctaggtaGTCTCATTAATACAAAATGGCTGTACACCATTGAAAATCTGCTGATATGAGTTCTCACTCAAGACTTGTTCGCTCAAAGTGATCCAGTAGTATTTGCCAAGCCATTAAACAGAGTGTGGTATCCAGGGAATGAACTGCCTAAGTCAACACGCCAGTGCTCCAGATAGAACAAAATAAGATGCGCTATTTTTTAACAATAATATGCAGCCTGTATGGTTCACGACTTCTTTTATTGTAATCCTTTTATGGTGAGTTACAATATCAGTTCAGTTATATACTTATTtgctactccctccagtcataaatacttgtcgctTTGACCAAGAtctggtcaaacttttaaaactttgaccatcaatagcttccagaatattttgttttgaaacataaaaatcatatatgcatatttgttttgaaaaatactttcatactattatatttttattagatattataactatattctaatagaaaataatggtcaaagttgCACATCGAAGACCGTGAAAAATCAAAAGCGAcaaatatttatgaccggagggagtacttCATAAGCATCAACTCAAATCAGCATATCCACACAAAACTCAGCATAGTAACGTAACCAAAATGCAAATGAACCTGAATCCAGATGAGAACATAAATGGTAATGGTTGATATGTATTGCCACCATTGGGAGTGCCATTTTCGCGAGGTTGTTGATATGTATTGGTATTGCCACCATTGGCAATGCCATTTTCGCGGGGTGGATGATATGTATTCCCACCATTGGCACTGCCATTTCCGCGAGGGGGTGATTCAACATTCAAACTTTCCTGGATAGCTCTTGCAAGTTGTTCATCCTCCTCCAAATGCATGTCCTtttctagaaggaaaaaaaaaaacagaaagtgTCACACATTAACTGCACGAATTTATATGAATATTTGCGACAGAGTCAGCGACCCGGAGTCCGCTGAGCTACAATAGCTTCACACGCAATACACTTGTATGTAATACTCACTTCAGGGATGCACTTCTATTACTTGGTATCAGTTCCTCCATACAAATATTCAGCAAGTCGATTGTTACATCTAGAACAATAGAAATTGGAGAAAACTTTCTTCAACCCATCTTCAAAAGTAAACATACTGATGCCAAGGAAGTATGCCAAGACAAACAAGCAACCACATGATTGATGGATCTTTCAAACAAGCAACCACATGATTGATGGATCTTTTTGAGCTCAGATGTTTCGATTTTTACTTGATTAATCCAGACATCTAGAATAAACTATTACCACttaaaaatggaaaagaaaaacgAGTTTCTTGATCAACATCAAACAAGGTCAGAAACAATTAATGTCAAGAATTTAATTATCCTAAAGCAAATATTCCACCTGAACATACTATATCATATGCAGTGGACTAGCttcacaaattttattttaatcataGTATATACGAGAGATAGGTGCTTCTCTAAAACACTAAGCACTTGAAAATGTCATAGCATAGTAAACATAAGTGATAGGCACTTTTCTAAGACATTAAGAACCTTGAGTCCTTGACAAATGTCATGGCATAAGTTAATAACAATAAAAAGGGACAGCCAATCGAAATGAAACAACAAAGGAGTTTTAGCCTTCTTTTGGATAATGAACACTTGAGGAGCAGGAGAAATAAAAAGCACATTAACCTATTGACTTTGCCTTTCTTTGTTCCTCTTCTGATAGAGAGAGTGCTATAGCACGGTCAATATCCTCATTGTTAAACTCTGAAAGGATGTCCTACATTGCATGTGAAAATTTGATCAGTGGCATGATCCGTAAAACTggaatttctttctttttcagccTACAGACCGAAGACTACTGCAATGGTTTATAAGCTCAATATCTTTTCATGCTATTAGTGCCATCTGAAACTTTATTAGAAGCTTATATATTATTGTGCATATCAGTTGATGTATCAAAAATCGCCACAACCATCACTACGAATAAGGCAAAAGTTACTTCTATGTTACCAGTCTCAATCCATATCCCAATAGCAGTAGCCATATAAGGAAAATTTTGATTGCACAGACACAGTGGTATATATTTGTACAGGTGGGAATAAAAATCTCTCCTTTCAGAGGTAACTGAGGAACTCCAATCGGAGCTTTCCTTTGCCTTTCCTAGTTAAATAGAATGACCTCCTTTTATAAACTTGAGTCTAGAGATGTGCTGAGGAACTCCTATGAACGATATTGTTCAAAAACATGATGTGGTAAAGGCGGGGAGCATATCGCATAAGGTTCTTACAGTTACAACAGGCGAACTAGAGGGTTCATTCCATACTGGCTCCTCTGCAAGCCTACTGTGATACTGCCCTTCCGAGATATTGTGGGTTGAACCTCTAAAAAACTTCGTCAGCCAACCCATATTGCTCAAAATGGCAATCGACCAACAGCCTTTATCTGCAATTACAAGGCAGATG
The sequence above is drawn from the Phragmites australis chromosome 10, lpPhrAust1.1, whole genome shotgun sequence genome and encodes:
- the LOC133930747 gene encoding protein DA1-like isoform X1, which translates into the protein MGWLTKFFRGSTHNISEGQYHSRLAEEPVWNEPSSSPVVTDILSEFNNEDIDRAIALSLSEEEQRKAKSIEKDMHLEEDEQLARAIQESLNVESPPRGNGSANGGNTYHPPRENGIANGGNTNTYQQPRENGTPNGGNTYQPLPFMFSSGFRACAGCHREIGHGRFLSCMGAVWHPECFRCHACSQPIYDYEFSMSGNHPYHKTCYKERFHPKCDVCKQFIPTNMNGLIEYRAHPFWLQKYCPSHEVDGTPRCCSCERMEPRESRYVLLDDGRKLCLECLDSAVMDTSECQPLYLEIQEFYEGLNMKVEQQVPLLLVERQALNEAMEGERAGHNHLPETRGLCLSEEQTISTILRRPRMSGNKIMEMVTEPYRLTRRCEVTAILILYGLPRLLTGSILAHEMMHAWLRLKGYRTLSPDVEEGICQVLAHMWIESEIMAGSGSNAASKSSASTTSTSSGGRSQFERKLGDFFKHQIESDTSMAYGDGFRAGKRAVLQYGLKCTLEHIRRTGSFPF
- the LOC133930747 gene encoding protein DA1-related 1-like isoform X2, which produces MHLEEDEQLARAIQESLNVESPPRGNGSANGGNTYHPPRENGIANGGNTNTYQQPRENGTPNGGNTYQPLPFMFSSGFRACAGCHREIGHGRFLSCMGAVWHPECFRCHACSQPIYDYEFSMSGNHPYHKTCYKERFHPKCDVCKQFIPTNMNGLIEYRAHPFWLQKYCPSHEVDGTPRCCSCERMEPRESRYVLLDDGRKLCLECLDSAVMDTSECQPLYLEIQEFYEGLNMKVEQQVPLLLVERQALNEAMEGERAGHNHLPETRGLCLSEEQTISTILRRPRMSGNKIMEMVTEPYRLTRRCEVTAILILYGLPRLLTGSILAHEMMHAWLRLKGYRTLSPDVEEGICQVLAHMWIESEIMAGSGSNAASKSSASTTSTSSGGRSQFERKLGDFFKHQIESDTSMAYGDGFRAGKRAVLQYGLKCTLEHIRRTGSFPF